Below is a genomic region from Microbacterium sp. KUDC0406.
AGCAGGACGGCGCAGACTCGCGTGTACGCGCTGGACAGGGACGCGTTCGTGGCCGTGCAGCGGGATCGGGAAGCCGCCATTCCGCTCCCAGCCGCTCTCACCGAGCCCGCCGGTGACGCCGTGCCCGTGGTGATCTCCGAGAAGCTGCAGGGACTGCTCGCCCTGGACGATCCGGCAGGCGCGGAGTTCGAGGTCTCGGGCACTCGCGTCAGAGTGGTCGGGGTTGCTGCTTCCGAGGTCCCGTTCGGAACAGCGGAGCAGTGGGTGATCGTCGACGACGCGAACGCGGCCGACCTCGATCAGCGGACCAGCGGCGTCACGCAGCTCTATCTGGCCACGGACCCGGGCGCCGACCCGGAACAGGTCGGTGCAGCCGCCGTCGGGACGATCGGCGAACAGGCGGCCTTCGAGACGCCGGCGCAGGTGGGCGCCGCCAGAGCGGCGGACCCCGGGTATGTCGTCGTGCAGGGATCGCTGCTGGCGGCGAGCGCCGTGGTCGCGGTGCTCCTGGCGGTGGCCGTCATCGCGATGCTGCTGCTGGGGGCGCCGACCAGGGCGCGGATGCTGGCGATACTGCGCACGCTCGGAACGCGCCGACGAGGTGCCGGTGGGCTGGTGGCATGGGAGGTGGCTCCAGCGCTGCTGCTGGCCGTGCCGTTCGGAGTGGGCGCCGGAGTGGCGATGGCGTGGCTGGTGATCCCTCAGCTGGATCTGCGTGGCTTCGTCGGCGGTTCGGTGCAGCCTCCGGTGCAGCTGGGCGGAGCATGGCTGGTGCTCGCGGTGGCCGGCTACGTCGTGCTCGCCGCGGTCGCCGTCGTCGTCGCGACGGCGCTGGCCTCTCGGATCGGCGCAGCGGCCGTGATCCGCGCGGACGACGAGCAGGACTGATGATCGACGGAGAGCAGGAGAGGAAGCGGGACATGGCCGACGGAGCGATCGTGTGCGAGGGCCTCGTGCGGATCTTCACCGCGCAGGGCGTCGAGGTGCAGGCGCTGCAGGGTCTGGAGCTGCGGATGTCGGCGGGGGAGATGGTCGCTCTCGTCGGCGCCTCCGGCTCCGGCAAGAGCACACTGCTGGGAATCCTCGCCGGGCTCGACCGGCCGACCGCCGGGGCGGCCCGCGTCGCCGGGCACGACCTGGTGACGATGAGGGGTGCGGAACGGCTGGAGTACCGCAGGCGCAGCGTCGGGTTCGTCTGGCAGCAGTCCGCCCGCAACCTGCTGCCCTACCTGTCGGCGCGCGAGAACATCGCGATGGTGCACGAGGTCGCCGGTGTGGTGCCGCGCGCGGAGCGCGCGGGGACCGGCGACGAGCTGCTCGAACAGCTCGGAGCCGCCGAGGTCGCCGACAAGCGCCCGGCGGACATGTCCGGCGGGCAGCGGCAGCGGGTGGCGATCGCCGTCGCGCTGGCGAACAGGCCGCGCGTGCTGCTGGCGGATGAGCCCACCGGCGAGCTCGACGAGGTGACCAGTGCCGAGGTGCTCGGCGCGATGGAGGCGGTGAACCGGGAGCGCGGCGTGACCACCCTCATCGTGACGCACGACGTCGCGGTGACCGAGCACGTGGAGCGCACGGTGCGGATCCGTGACGGCCGCACGTCGACCGAGACGCTGCGCCGCAGCGGGACCGACGAGGCTGGGCGCTCGGTGCGCACCGCGCAGGAGTACGCGGTGCTGGACCGCGCCGGACGGATGCAGCTGCCGGTGGACTTCGTCGCGGCGCTGGATCTGCGCGAGCGGGTGAAGCTCACCCTCGAACCCGATCATGTTCGAGTGGCACCAGGTCAGGACGATCCGGTGCCTGAC
It encodes:
- a CDS encoding ABC transporter ATP-binding protein, encoding MADGAIVCEGLVRIFTAQGVEVQALQGLELRMSAGEMVALVGASGSGKSTLLGILAGLDRPTAGAARVAGHDLVTMRGAERLEYRRRSVGFVWQQSARNLLPYLSARENIAMVHEVAGVVPRAERAGTGDELLEQLGAAEVADKRPADMSGGQRQRVAIAVALANRPRVLLADEPTGELDEVTSAEVLGAMEAVNRERGVTTLIVTHDVAVTEHVERTVRIRDGRTSTETLRRSGTDEAGRSVRTAQEYAVLDRAGRMQLPVDFVAALDLRERVKLTLEPDHVRVAPGQDDPVPDDQGEDA